ATCTCTGCTAAATCTTGTCTACACAACATTGAAGAATAAAGACTTTACCATAGCTTAGAGACAACCAAACACTTCAGTCACTTATTATTTTCTGCCTTGACTACTGCAACTTACTCCTTACAGGACttacatttaaggtggccatacacgcaccgatattatcgtacgaaacctcgtttcgtacgataatcggtgcgtgtatggcatgtcggcgagtcgaccgatatcgcaggaagctgccgatatcggacgactcgccgatcggacaagtttgaaaattttgatcgggcgccatagaaggcgcctgaccaaaattctcccttcagagctgaatcggcagaaggaggtagaaatcctattgtttctacctccttacctgccgattcagccctgaatggtgtgtggcggatcttacgatgtttcgtgcgaccgatggtcgtacgaaacatcgtcggatcgccacgtgtatggccagctttagtttctgCCCTTCCTTTGTGTCTCAGGtctgatctcaaaatacactCATCACAATCATGCTCCCTACACTATGCTTCTGACCTTCACCTCTCTTCACTTAATCCAGTAGAAGCAGTACTTTTCTTGAGCTTCCCTACCACAACCTATCAATTTATCAGCCTTCAAATGTTCCTTAAAGACCCAGTGGTTTAGAGAAGCATATTTATTGCACCCTGATTGATCAGAAGTCAAAATACCATGAAGATCAATTGTCTTCAACATTCTTATGTTTCAGCTCCTCCTTCATACTTTAGATTGGAAGCTCTTTTGAGAATTCTGTAACCTTTGTCTGTTATAAATTATTGTGCAGTACTAAATAACTTTCTGGTGCTATATCAATAAATGATGACGATGATCCTCTATAATCTACTTTTTTGCTGAGATGGCCAGgcataaatgatgatgatgatgacatcAGATAGAAACTATACCTACCTTCTCTAACACATCACCTTCTCTAACGTCTCCCTTCTGGAATCATGTTGTAGTTATGGCAACATAGTGCTAAAGATCAGAGTTTAATTACTGGGAACATTTATGGCTAGTCTGAGCTCAAGGTTCAACAGGAAAACTTAGCTACAAATATTAAACCTGATCGTACTTCTTTGTGGGCAGGGAAAGCCTTGTGTTGCTGATTTCGTATGTGCTAAACCAAAGGAgtttttaaaaagaagaaaacacaGACTATAGGAATATGCCATCCAAGCAGAAGACATTATTATTTTTGTCCGGTTTTGTAGCCAGTATTGGATCTTTTGCCATTGTTTGTACCTGCTTAGCAACAACGGAATGGGTATCGAGTAAGGTTGATTACAGGAAAGATAATTCCAGCGGTTATGTGAATATTCAGTATGGACTCTTCCAAGGAACCCATGCCAAGATTCCTCTAACAGCAGGACTTGGCTCAGAAACAATCAAATTTCAAGGTATAGTTCTAGTTATATTCCTGGTTCTAAAGTCTAAATCAGAGAAGCACCTTTCATAGTTGTTTTGTTTTCCACTATTTATTTAGCCTAGTAAGTTTACACTGAGCGTGGGGTTTTAGTGGAAAATTAAGCCGGTAAACGTATGGTACAGTGACAAAACAGATGTTTCGTTACGCTTTTTATTTCTAGGAAGCTTTATTGGATGACTTTGCTCTTGGTCTAGTTCGTTAAATACATCATGTAAATTGTAAATATGCtgtaaacctttaaaacaaaGAAAACTGGGAACTTGTCTCTCCGGTTGTACTTGCCACATGCCTACATGTTGGTTTGGCCGCctccattgttttttttaagacCTAGAAAGGCTTCCCATCTGTGGCCAACATAAACATGTATTAAACTGTGGTGTCTGCAGAACTGCCACCCTATTACTTATCTTTGTGTTGATGGGTGCCTTGAGGTCTGCATATTGACTGTTAAATGTATATGAGGCCTTAGGGACATAAGTTTAGTCACAGGTTCCTGAACGATGAGGCAGTGGATGGGGGGATAAGATCTGAAGTAAAATCTCACTGGCTTCCCAGTGAATATGTCCAAAAGCCGCAACTGACCACATGTTTTCACCCTTTTGAGTTTTGCAGCAAAGTTTGCAGCTTGTTTTGACATAACATTTTCAAGAATCCATGCTAGAATTTCCCCATGagttttgtttgatttttgtttGAAAAGTCTGGCTTTTTGCActggtagcaaaaaaaaaaatgtttcttaccAGCAGGCGATAAATCTCTTTTCTGTAACTAAGATGGTgatcactgcatgtaaaacacaCGTAAAGCAAAATGAAGTTACTTATGCCAAAAAACAGAATATGCAGTGATTTTCTGTTAAGTTTTAAAACCAATTTATGACCCTGAAaatagcaaaatgaaaaaaagttgggTTTAATTTACTAGTGGGGCTAAGGGGAAATAACAAAAAGTGGTAAAATCAGCCTTTTTTCCTGGAATACACTATTTTAGCTTAATTGGGCCAGTCAAACTTTGCATGTGTCACTAGGTGGAAACTATACTAGCAGGGGAAATCCTGGTCCCTGTGCCGCCCAACGCCACCTTTCTGATGCCGTCCCCCTCCATGTGTAGCTTTCAGCCTTGGAAGTAGGCGAGGAGGGTCCGCATAGCTAGTGCAGATATCGCTATTCTGATTTTAACATTGGAActtcggctctttaagttaccagcaAAGGCTTTTGGTAACCCACTGGGAACTACTTGCCtcatagcagcagtgcccctgtatACTAACACAAAACTGATAGCTATATGTAAATGTGCACGTTACACATATGTCATTATTGGTATCAGGTGTTCTTACATACTTTGCAGTTGCATGTTATTATGTGGGCACCCAAAAAACagccagaaataaaaataaatagctgAGCTTGTACCCATTTAGAAAAAGAACCCTATATCAGAGGTAGGTGTAATGTACAGGACTCCACTACTGGCTGCATCTTGCACCTCCATAACATAAACACTGGGCCCTTTGGCACTTGGTATTATTTCATTATACATGTGCCTAGTGTTGCACTTGTTGTTTATAAACAAGACCCCTTTGTTCTATTCCAGACTGATCTGAGGGTAGGACTAAGGTGGCATTTTCACTTAGACCCCGGTATCAGGGGCCTTTATATTACATGAAACTGGGACCCTGACCTGCAATCCTTCTCATGCTGCTGTATAACACCCTCAGACATTGTTCTGACACCATTTGACTGTAGTTCTACAACAGGAGGGCAGTAGGACCAAGCATTTCCTTTTTTCTACTGCTGACCATGGTTTTATTATGTTTTGAAATCtctatacataatataaaaataaaagtaaatcagGTATATATTATCAATTTACTAATCAATTAAATAATAACAGCAGTTATTAAATTAAGTTcttcattatcatttatttaataatGAGTGAAATGTGATTCTGAGTTCATTTCCCTTTCAGTTATGGATTATGTAAAAGACAGCTCTAAAATAATCCAGATAGTGATCATCTTGTTCCTTGTCCTGGGCCTGATCTGTTCGTTCCTAAGTTCTGCAATCACTTGCCTGAACAGCGTGAGCAACCCTTACCTGACCTACCTGGGACCCATTGGAGTCTATGTCTGCGTGTCATTAAATGGTAAGCACGAATTCCTTCTGTTAGCCAGTTGGAATAGCCTTTGTGTTTGA
The sequence above is a segment of the Xenopus tropicalis strain Nigerian chromosome 7, UCB_Xtro_10.0, whole genome shotgun sequence genome. Coding sequences within it:
- the clrn3 gene encoding clarin-3 (The RefSeq protein has 1 substitution compared to this genomic sequence) — its product is MPSKQKTLLFLSGFVASIGSFAIVCTCLATTEWVSSKVDYRKDNSSGYVNIQYGLFQGTHAKIPLTAGLGSETIKFQVMDYVKDSAKIIQIVIILFLVLGLICSFLSSAITCLNSVSNPYLTYLGPIGVYVCVSLNAILSLLCMILCAANAEITGMPKQLAMTLDKAGDQFYKTRVSYGYSFWLLILIIALNFATVAVIYVYQQAKYTKQKEQERPMEKATQDVILF
- the clrn3 gene encoding clarin-3 isoform X1, which translates into the protein MPSKQKTLLFLSGFVASIGSFAIVCTCLATTEWVSSKVDYRKDNSSGYVNIQYGLFQGTHAKIPLTAGLGSETIKFQVMDYVKDSSKIIQIVIILFLVLGLICSFLSSAITCLNSVSNPYLTYLGPIGVYVCVSLNAILSLLCMILCAANAEITGMPKQLAMTLDKAGDQFYKTRVSYGYSFWLLILIIALNFATVAVIYVYQQAKYTKQKEQERPMEKATQDVILF